The Macadamia integrifolia cultivar HAES 741 chromosome 4, SCU_Mint_v3, whole genome shotgun sequence genome contains the following window.
ATCTTTATGAAACTAAAGCTTGATTGCTATTCCTCCACCctcccccacccattttttcttttagcaCACCCATAAACTCACTCACCAGCAACAGGTAGAAAGGGTTGCAGGCAAGTTCTGTTGTATTGACAACAAAGACTAAGATGGATCACCAGAAAAGGATACCTATAATATTCTCTTATTTATGATTGTCAAGGGCCATCTCTTTCTATAAAACAAGCTCAAGTAAGGGCACAAAATGTTTCTAAGACTTGTTCCCAAGAGTttcctttttccccttctttgtgCACACAAACCAGCCATGGGATGAACAAGAACAAAGTTTCATTAAGTTCACAGTAATTGGAGAAAACAGGTTAATCAATAATAGATTAATGGAAAGTGAGCACTAGTACCTGCGTATTTGAAGGTAGAAATGGCAACTCAGACTTTCCAGGATAAAGAGATAAGTTGGCCAAGTAACtttctaaggaaaaaaaaaaaaactaatcaactTGTAAGACAAGGATAGCGAATAACTTGAAATTCTCGAGATTGTTCAAATAATTACTTACGGGCTCCAGACTTCACAACACCTTGATAAAGCAGCCCTTGAATTAATTTAGGGGCATCGACCTCCATGGTGTTGCCACCATTAGATTCAGCCGCCACCCCAATTTGAAGAAGGCAACTGCCTTCATAAACAATTACCAATGACCTGCAGCATGTCACAACTGACAGAGACTCCCACATCCTGATAAGTATCAAAACAGTATTAACTGTCAGATCAAAGAGTAATCATAAAAATCCATAAGCTCCAATTTAATAAGAAACAGATAGCTACTAGTTCATCACTAATTTTTATAACTACCTATGCCGCCATTGTATTTATGTGAATTATTCATAAGCTTCAGGAACACCTTCAgctaaaaaaatgaagaaaaaaaaaagcatcatttttttttactattgcAAGTTCTTTGGTCAAGTAGATGTCCAATAAACAAAGTACACTTCCTCATATAGATGTGCCTACATATGCAACAAGAGCCATAAGTATATTATGCAGGCGGAGCAAGCTAACCAAAAAGATACTGGATGTTGGACTAAACTGTAAAggtaggattttattttgtctcTAACAATTTGAAACATTTTCATCTCCAGAAAGTGGGCATTAAATAGATTGACTGCAAAAGCCTTATCAACAACTAAATGTGATTGGCTACGCCAATCCTGTTTTTCCATTGAACTCCGTTCAAAGCCACACTTGTAGGGACTGACTGATATAACAACTAATCTAATCAAAATGCCGAATCAATTAGTGATACAAACATTTATGATACCTTTTGtgattttcaaacaaatatccAAGAAACTGTTCAGCTGTTAACATAAGAAAGAATATAGCAtctgaaagaaaagaaaatgggtGGTACAGTACCATAGCAATTCAGAAACTACATAGTCAGGAAGATCAGAACATATCTTCTGACATTCTACACCTTGAGGATTTACCTGTAATAAGAAGTAAACAGTAGTAATTGCGTACACAGTGAGACGatcttaaacaaaattaaagaGGCATTGAAAAAGTAGCAACAAAACAATTCAACCAATTTTCTCAATTCAAGAGAAAACAATCATGTGCAAAATCCTCACCAAGGAAATAGATTTTGGTCGGATAGATAGCCACACCAGACCAGTAAGAACATTGGTAACAGCCAAACCAAGAGTCAGTAAATCAGCCCTGGACTGCGAACTGCTAGATTTAAATATTTCAGTTGAATGTAAGCATTTCACATCAAAGCAAATATAATGAAAATAACTTCAAGGTTAACAGAAATTAAAATGATAGGTCAATTGACAACCaaagggaaaataaataaataaaaagatagatAAATGATCAGCAGACAAACATGTATTAGGTGTTAAATCAGTAATTTGTTTACTGCTTCAATGCACAAAGGGCATTTGTCCTATATAATATAATTGGCAAATATATCATACCAGATCGGTTCATGTTCACTTATATTCTCTATATGCTAATCTATAGATCCACTCAGTATTTACATGAAACTTCACAGGAAAAACATGCAACAGACACcaaaaaatgtcaaaatgtCAAGAAACGAGTAGCTTATCAATGCCATTGAAGCAAATTTATATTTACTTAAGAATATAACATGCTTAGAATTCTCAGCATCAACATAACTAAGCTTCTTCTCGGCAAACATTTGAGAGCAATTCAACTTTCTgacaaaaaggaaagaggacGTGAAAGTATATTCAAATCCATTACTAACTCACACCCAGCCATTCAAACGTATAATATATCAGATAGATTCAATCCTTAACTCTGAAACTATTCGGAGCACAATTCCTTATTATGTGAAAGGTAGACATTTACAATGCTTCAAAGAATGGTCTCCCTCCAATAACAGGAATGGCGAACTAGAAAGACTCAAATAAGAGCGGCAGAACCAAAACATAAACTAGGAAGTCTTTCTTACTAATAAGAATTTGTTAAAGGAATGGCTAGAGATTTTAACAGAAGGATAGGGGTGAGTGGAGGATTTAATTACCTGCTGGCATCTGCAACAGGGGCGATGCCTGAAGCAGCGCGGTTGAAGAGAACAACGAAGAGAGAGAAGCCTCCAACGTAAATGGGCAAGCTGCGAACAACATCgtcgtttcttgaaacccaCTCGGCGACCCAATCCCTCTTGGGCTTCGGTCCCCTGTAACCTGCTCCCTTCCTCAAACAAGTGATcccaatttcttttattttctgatcAATATATACAAACAAAAACAGGAACGCGCacccaaaaagagagagagagagagatgtaagtGGATCTACCGGGAACTTTGAAGAAGCCTTGACGGAACGAGGGAAATTGGGGAAGAAGAGACGACGAATAGGGAGCGGCCTTGGCATCCATGAAATGGGACGCAGTAAGCTTCCTGCTTCCATTAGGCGTTTCATTCTCTCCTTCGAATCCCTAGCTTACATTTAGAGGATGATGAGTTCTCATTAAAGTTTCGAGGCGAGCTAATTCTCCCCAGCCCCTACCGCTATCGCTCTGGTCTGTAAGGGTGAGAGTAATAAGACCAGTCAAGAGGGTCTCTCATCAGTAGCAGGGgcgtttaattttttattctttgaaagaatttggGTCTCACACTCTCACTCTcaccataaaaaattaatttaaaaaaaaaagaaaaggaattgcATCTTTTCAATACGGTAAAAATACAGTTAAGACACGGTCGGGTCAACCTCCTTTTTGACTTGAAGCGAGATGACATCTCTTAAAAAGATCATGAATTGCGTCTCTTCTGTACACTGCAAGACGGCTTCTGCCTTCAATATTAATCGATTAAGCAAGTAATCAAAACAAGAACATTGACAAGCTCTGCAACCCCAAACAAGCACAAGTGTGCAAAGCAAATTTTGAATAAATGAATACGGATTTCCGGGATTTTCTTCTACAAAAGGTCTTGGATTAGCTCGGGGAAAACTAAAAATCTGGAAATCATTAGTTTGAAATTAAATACGAGTAGGAATTCCCTCCTTGCGATGATGCATAGTAGCGTCTGCCCACCATCCCCTTTGCATCCAATGCTAATTGCTGCCTAAACGTTGTAATGAAAGCTTCCACCTTGGCGTTCAGCTCCTCCTTTGATAGGCAGGGACCAgcatcaccatcatcacctccgtcatcgtcgtcgattgAGGCTTCTCTAACACTAGTACTACTAGAGCGAGTACAGGAGGAGCTATGTTGAAGCTCCTTCTCCACCTCTAATACCGAACAATGGCATCTTCTCTTTCGTCTCTGTTTCTTCGGCTTACTAACCGTCTGGATCCTATGAGTGTCCTTGCTTAGGTTACCGGAATCATCAGAGCGTAGGGACatgaagaagatggagaggagaagaaggtttagaaaaaagaaagccAAAGCTCGCCATTTCTCAAGCAGAGAAGCGAGGACGTGCTTCAGACCTGCAACCAGAAGAAGTGTACCTACTGCCATTAAAGCTTTCTCTAACTCTTCATGCTTCATTTCAAACGCTGCTTTTGCTTTTCTAttcatcttcgtcttcttcacttcttccaTTATCAGATTTTCTTGATTGATCTCCAATGCGTTTACTGCGTTGTCTACTTGTCGTGGCTGGTGCATTTATATAGACTTGAT
Protein-coding sequences here:
- the LOC122075271 gene encoding protein COFACTOR ASSEMBLY OF COMPLEX C SUBUNIT B CCB4, chloroplastic isoform X1 (The sequence of the model RefSeq protein was modified relative to this genomic sequence to represent the inferred CDS: added 172 bases not found in genome assembly); its protein translation is MKRLMEAGSLLRPISWMPRPLPIRRLFFPNFPRSVKASSKFPGAGYRGPKPKRDWVAEWVSRNDDVVRSLPIYVGGFSLFVVLFNRAASGIAPVADASSSSQSRADLLTLGLAVTNVLTGLVWLSIRPKSISLVNPQGVECQKICSDLPDYVVSELLWMWESLSVVTCCRSLVIVYEGSCLLQIGVAAESNGGNTMEVDAPKLIQGLLYQGVVKSGAQSYLANLSLYPGKSELPFLPSNTQAVILQPLGDKGIAIIGGDTIRGFTTADQAWITLIAEKLDATLSRFATNLTVTMQD
- the LOC122075271 gene encoding protein COFACTOR ASSEMBLY OF COMPLEX C SUBUNIT B CCB4, chloroplastic isoform X3 (The sequence of the model RefSeq protein was modified relative to this genomic sequence to represent the inferred CDS: added 172 bases not found in genome assembly) → MDAKAAPYSSSLLPQFPSFRQGFFKVPGYRGPKPKRDWVAEWVSRNDDVVRSLPIYVGGFSLFVVLFNRAASGIAPVADASSSSQSRADLLTLGLAVTNVLTGLVWLSIRPKSISLVNPQGVECQKICSDLPDYVVSELLWMWESLSVVTCCRSLVIVYEGSCLLQIGVAAESNGGNTMEVDAPKLIQGLLYQGVVKSGAQSYLANLSLYPGKSELPFLPSNTQAVILQPLGDKGIAIIGGDTIRGFTTADQAWITLIAEKLDATLSRFATNLTVTMQD
- the LOC122075272 gene encoding uncharacterized protein LOC122075272, with protein sequence MEEVKKTKMNRKAKAAFEMKHEELEKALMAVGTLLLVAGLKHVLASLLEKWRALAFFFLNLLLLSIFFMSLRSDDSGNLSKDTHRIQTVSKPKKQRRKRRCHCSVLEVEKELQHSSSCTRSSSTSVREASIDDDDGGDDGDAGPCLSKEELNAKVEAFITTFRQQLALDAKGMVGRRYYASSQGGNSYSYLISN
- the LOC122075271 gene encoding protein COFACTOR ASSEMBLY OF COMPLEX C SUBUNIT B CCB4, chloroplastic isoform X2 (The sequence of the model RefSeq protein was modified relative to this genomic sequence to represent the inferred CDS: added 172 bases not found in genome assembly), encoding MKRLMEAGSLLRPISWMPRPLPIRRLFFPNFPRSVKASSKFPGAGYRGPKPKRDWVAEWVSRNDDVVRSLPIYVGGFSLFVVLFNRAASGIAPVADASSSQSRADLLTLGLAVTNVLTGLVWLSIRPKSISLVNPQGVECQKICSDLPDYVVSELLWMWESLSVVTCCRSLVIVYEGSCLLQIGVAAESNGGNTMEVDAPKLIQGLLYQGVVKSGAQSYLANLSLYPGKSELPFLPSNTQAVILQPLGDKGIAIIGGDTIRGFTTADQAWITLIAEKLDATLSRFATNLTVTMQD